A genome region from Sceloporus undulatus isolate JIND9_A2432 ecotype Alabama chromosome 1, SceUnd_v1.1, whole genome shotgun sequence includes the following:
- the DHRS9 gene encoding dehydrogenase/reductase SDR family member 9, which translates to MTVGVNDDNSQDMGMLYYVLLWSIICYFWWKWRAGETLNSLQLQGNYVFITGCDSGFGKLAARALDAKGFRVIAACMTEKGAEELKASASDKLQTVLMNVTDTENIKSVVEKVKKDVGENGLWGLINNAGIMGPSAPTDWLNIEHYRAPIEVNLLGLINVTINFLPLVKKAKGRIINVTSVGGVVPICSGGYCPSKYGAEAFNDSLRQDMKPFGVKVCCIEPGLFKTGLSDKVRIMKEKRLIWNNLSPDIQRQYGENYLKDDAVKKEHLVKLCENIDLSLVVKCMEHALMSKHPQTRYSAGLDAKLLWLPLSIMPTFVQDYVLMKNKVKLLNPNAS; encoded by the exons ATGACTGTG GGAGTAAATGATGACAATAGCCAAGACATGGGGATGCTTTATTACGTGTTGCTGTGGTCCATCATCTGTTACTTCTGGTGGAAATGGAGAGCAGGAGAAACCTTAAATAGTCTGCAGCTTCAAGGGAACTATGTCTTCATCACTGGCTGTGACTCTGGCTTTGGGAAGCTGGCAGCTAGGGCTTTGGATGCAAAAGGGTTCCGTGTTATTGCTGCCTGCATGACAGAAAAGGGAGCAGAGGAGCTGAAAGCAAGTGCCTCTGATAAGCTCCAGACTGTGCTAATGAATGTGACAGACACGGAGAACATCAAATCAGTGGtagaaaaagtgaaaaaagatgTAGGAGAAAACG gtttgtgGGGCTTGATCAATAATGCAGGCATCATGGGACCATCAGCGCCAACTGATTGGCTGAATATTGAGCACTATAGAGCACCAATTGAAGTTAATTTACTCGGCCTCATAAACGTTACAATAAATTTCCTTCCACTGGTGAAGAAAGCCAAGGGAAGAATAATAAATGTAACCAGTGTTGGTGGTGTTGTGCCAATATGTTCAGGTGGTTATTGTCCATCCAAATATGGGGCAGAAGCATTCAATGACAGCTTaag ACAGGACATGAAGCCCTTTGGAGTTAAGGTGTGTTGCATTGAGCCTGGACTGTTCAAAACAGGGCTCTCTGACAAAGTCAGAATCATGAAGGAAAAGAGGTTAATTTGGAATAATCTCTCTCCTGATATCCAAAGGCAGTATGgagaaaattatttgaaggatG ATGCAGTCAAGAAAGAACACTTAGTTAAACTATGTGAGAACATCGATCTCTCCCTGGTTGTGAAATGTATGGAACACGCTTTAATGAGTAAACATCCACAGACACGATACAGTGCCGGCTTGGATGCTAAGCTCCTCTGGCTACCCCTTTCGATCATGCCAACTTTTGTGCAGGACTATGTACTAATGAAGAACAAAGTTAAGCTACTTAATCCAAATGCAAGTTAA